The following coding sequences are from one Methanosarcina sp. WWM596 window:
- a CDS encoding IS5 family transposase, whose amino-acid sequence MVTRKNGHDYEISDEFWTKIKPLLPFPKPKKKPGRPRKDDKRILSGIFYLLRTGCQWKALPRFYGAPSTVHDRFQEWQRSGLFENMWKAGLVEYDNQNGLEWEWQAIDGAMTKAPLGGAGTGANPTDRGKKGTKRSLLTDGKGIPLSVTVDGANRHDKKLVKETLDAIIFERPSQDDVIQNICMDKGYDFPDIRELVKEYGYTAHIKSRGEENIRIEIPGFRARRWVVERTHSWINRFRRMLIRWEKKIENYFAMLHFACAWITFRAAGLFG is encoded by the coding sequence GTGGTAACACGAAAAAACGGACATGACTACGAGATTTCTGATGAATTCTGGACTAAAATCAAACCATTATTACCTTTCCCTAAACCCAAAAAGAAGCCTGGACGACCTCGAAAAGATGATAAGAGAATACTGAGTGGTATTTTTTATCTTCTTCGTACTGGTTGCCAATGGAAGGCGTTGCCACGCTTTTATGGAGCTCCAAGCACTGTCCATGATCGGTTTCAGGAATGGCAAAGATCAGGGTTATTTGAGAATATGTGGAAAGCTGGTCTAGTGGAGTATGATAATCAAAACGGATTAGAGTGGGAGTGGCAAGCAATTGACGGTGCTATGACAAAAGCTCCACTAGGTGGAGCTGGGACCGGAGCTAATCCAACTGATCGTGGCAAAAAAGGTACAAAAAGGAGTCTGTTAACAGATGGTAAAGGTATACCACTATCGGTTACTGTTGATGGAGCAAATCGTCACGATAAAAAGCTTGTAAAAGAGACTTTAGATGCCATTATTTTTGAAAGACCGTCTCAAGATGATGTTATTCAGAATATATGTATGGATAAAGGATATGATTTTCCTGATATCAGAGAATTAGTTAAAGAATATGGTTATACTGCCCATATCAAAAGCCGTGGAGAGGAAAACATAAGAATAGAGATACCAGGTTTTAGGGCAAGAAGATGGGTTGTGGAAAGGACACATTCTTGGATAAACAGATTCAGAAGAATGCTTATTAGATGGGAAAAGAAAATTGAGAATTACTTTGCGATGCTTCATTTCGCATGCGCATGGATAACATTCAGAGCAGCGGGACTTTTCGGATAG
- a CDS encoding type IV pilin N-terminal domain-containing protein has translation MVGNKKLREFTRKFTRKFTRKFTRKFTRKFTRKFTRECQAVSEVIGQVLMISIVVLAFYSIALTVFSDGGGGNKPPVCTAYRPAGKY, from the coding sequence AAACTCAGGGAATTTACTAGAAAATTTACCAGGAAATTTACCAGAAAATTTACCAGGAAATTTACCAGAAAATTTACCAGGAAATTTACCAGGGAATGCCAGGCAGTCTCAGAGGTAATAGGGCAGGTGCTCATGATATCTATTGTCGTGCTGGCTTTTTATTCAATCGCGCTTACAGTATTTTCAGATGGGGGGGGGGGCAATAAACCCCCCGTGTGTACCGCGTACCGACCTGCAGGAAAGTATTAA